The proteins below are encoded in one region of Effusibacillus dendaii:
- a CDS encoding enoyl-CoA hydratase/isomerase family protein: protein MGDLLFSVENGIARITMNRPDSLNAFSKEMILSWMEALETIRDSEEIRVVILTGSGKAFCTGGDIKSLINGGGFLYDDSDEKEDFTSTALARKNVLWKKVQRIPLLMQEIDKPVIASINGFAVGAGLDMALMCDIRIAAQSAKLGEGYVKVGIVPGDGGAYFLPRIVGIDKALEMLWRGDILTAEEAKEIGLVTHVVSDEELTDFVESYAERLANGPQQAIRFMKRAVYQSLTMDLRSSLDMISSAMGIVTELPDFHEGILSMAEKRKPNFK from the coding sequence ATGGGCGACTTGTTATTTTCGGTAGAGAATGGAATTGCAAGGATTACTATGAATCGACCCGATAGCTTGAATGCATTTAGCAAGGAAATGATTCTTTCCTGGATGGAAGCATTGGAAACCATTCGTGACTCGGAAGAAATAAGAGTAGTGATCCTTACCGGCAGCGGCAAAGCATTTTGTACTGGCGGAGATATTAAATCCCTGATCAACGGAGGCGGATTCCTGTACGACGATTCGGATGAGAAGGAGGACTTTACCTCAACCGCATTGGCAAGGAAAAATGTGCTATGGAAGAAAGTGCAGAGGATTCCTCTGTTAATGCAAGAAATTGATAAACCTGTAATTGCCTCTATTAACGGATTTGCGGTAGGGGCAGGTTTAGATATGGCATTGATGTGTGATATTCGTATTGCCGCACAAAGTGCCAAGTTAGGAGAAGGATATGTGAAAGTCGGTATAGTCCCTGGAGATGGCGGAGCATACTTTCTGCCGCGAATTGTAGGAATTGACAAGGCTTTGGAAATGTTATGGAGAGGTGATATTCTTACTGCCGAGGAAGCAAAGGAAATTGGCTTGGTTACACATGTAGTTTCTGATGAAGAGTTGACCGATTTTGTTGAGAGCTATGCAGAAAGATTGGCAAACGGCCCTCAACAAGCGATACGGTTTATGAAAAGAGCCGTTTACCAGAGCTTAACGATGGATCTGCGTTCGTCATTGGACATGATTTCCTCAGCAATGGGAATAGTCACAGAACTTCCCGATTTTCATGAGGGCAT